The Mycolicibacterium boenickei genome has a segment encoding these proteins:
- a CDS encoding phosphotransferase family protein, producing MPDHVQELPTLSATDQDAIGRWLRDQHIGTTLTDVAPLTGGTQNIVVGMSVDGRRMVLRRPPLHPRPTSDKTMLREIAVLRTLAGSAVPHPGFIAACTDLDVIGVVFYLMEEVDGFNPGTDVSPEYADDADLRYRVGLSYAGSLAELGNVVWENSELAAIRRPGSFLARQVPQFLGLLDSYRHERYSPESLSGVGELAQWLEDNRPPDAEPGIMHGDAHLNNVLLRRDKPELAAFIDWEMCTIGDPLLDLGWMLVCWPDEPNPINAGSTLAALGGLAHRSELIEAYRSAGGRQTDRLDWYVALACFKLGIVIEGTWSRYLAGRASRDAGEQLHASAENLLALGARVTKGDNPFE from the coding sequence ATGCCCGACCATGTTCAGGAATTGCCGACACTCAGTGCCACCGACCAGGACGCCATCGGGCGCTGGCTGCGCGACCAGCACATCGGCACAACCTTGACCGATGTGGCGCCGCTGACCGGGGGAACCCAGAACATCGTGGTGGGCATGAGCGTCGACGGCCGCCGAATGGTGTTGCGGCGGCCGCCTTTACATCCCCGACCCACCAGCGACAAGACCATGCTGCGGGAAATCGCGGTGCTGCGCACCCTGGCGGGCTCGGCCGTACCGCATCCCGGTTTCATCGCCGCGTGTACCGACCTCGACGTGATCGGCGTGGTGTTCTACCTGATGGAGGAGGTCGACGGGTTCAATCCGGGTACAGATGTGAGCCCGGAGTACGCGGACGACGCCGATCTGCGCTACCGCGTCGGCCTGTCGTACGCCGGGAGTCTGGCCGAACTGGGCAACGTCGTCTGGGAGAACAGCGAACTCGCCGCCATCCGCCGGCCCGGTTCCTTTCTGGCCCGGCAGGTTCCGCAGTTCCTGGGTCTACTCGACAGCTATCGGCACGAGCGATACTCGCCCGAGTCGTTGAGCGGCGTGGGGGAGTTGGCGCAGTGGCTGGAGGACAACCGCCCGCCCGACGCCGAACCCGGCATCATGCACGGCGACGCCCACCTCAACAACGTCCTGCTGCGCCGGGACAAGCCCGAGCTCGCCGCGTTCATCGACTGGGAGATGTGCACGATCGGTGATCCCTTGCTCGATCTCGGGTGGATGCTCGTGTGCTGGCCCGACGAACCGAATCCGATCAACGCGGGGTCGACACTGGCCGCCCTCGGTGGTCTGGCCCACCGCAGTGAACTCATCGAGGCCTACCGTTCGGCCGGCGGGCGTCAGACCGACCGGCTGGATTGGTATGTGGCGCTGGCCTGCTTCAAACTCGGCATCGTCATCGAAGGCACCTGGTCGCGGTACCTGGCCGGGCGGGCCAGCCGCGATGCCGGTGAGCAACTGCACGCCTCGGCCGAGAACCTTCTCGCACTGGGGGCACGGGTCACCAAGGGGGACAACCCGTTCGAGTGA
- a CDS encoding 2-isopropylmalate synthase translates to MYLTSSAPQSGATSSFAAHFSNPLPRGLREAGESASWEQFLDEYAAGPGTLKLGQWICTDTARSASRLGPQARHYQATLALGDTISTLTVAASGPIAALTEMLYAHGITVETMSFHQLPIGGRTATFIEGCDGTHSEWAMGLDDDPERSALHAVIACANRLMSNRFLATA, encoded by the coding sequence ATGTACCTCACTTCCTCGGCACCGCAATCGGGCGCCACGTCCTCTTTCGCCGCCCATTTCTCCAATCCGCTGCCGCGTGGTCTGCGCGAAGCCGGTGAGTCGGCCTCCTGGGAGCAGTTCCTCGACGAGTACGCGGCAGGCCCGGGCACGTTGAAACTGGGGCAGTGGATCTGCACCGACACGGCGCGTTCAGCCAGCAGGCTGGGGCCGCAGGCCCGCCACTACCAGGCCACCCTGGCCCTGGGTGACACCATCAGCACGTTGACCGTGGCGGCCAGTGGACCCATCGCCGCGCTCACCGAGATGCTCTACGCACACGGGATCACCGTGGAGACCATGTCGTTTCACCAGTTGCCCATCGGCGGGCGGACCGCGACCTTCATCGAGGGCTGCGACGGCACGCACAGCGAGTGGGCCATGGGGCTCGACGACGATCCGGAACGGTCGGCGCTGCATGCCGTGATCGCGTGTGCCAACCGGCTGATGAGCAATCGGTTTCTGGCGACGGCCTGA
- a CDS encoding sulfite exporter TauE/SafE family protein, with protein MSVGEVVLLVVAGICGGLTGSIAGLASVATYPALLLIGLPPVTANVTNTVALVFNGIGSVLGSRPELAGQRAWIKRIIPIAIAGGAVGAALLLCTPAEGFEKVVPALLAFASVAILLPRGRQKPTRVADHREHRVKVAIEAGAIFLITIYGGYFGAAAGVLLLALLLRTGGATLAHANAGKNVILGVANSVAAVAFIVVAPVYWPAVIPLGAGCLIGSRLGPVIVRHAPAAPLRFLIGAAGVALAVKLAVDTY; from the coding sequence ATGAGCGTCGGTGAGGTTGTCCTGCTCGTCGTCGCCGGGATCTGCGGTGGACTGACCGGCAGCATCGCCGGCCTGGCCTCGGTGGCCACCTATCCCGCACTGCTGCTCATCGGCCTGCCTCCGGTCACCGCCAATGTGACCAACACCGTGGCGCTGGTGTTCAACGGCATCGGTTCGGTGCTGGGCTCCCGGCCCGAACTCGCCGGGCAGCGAGCCTGGATCAAACGGATCATCCCGATCGCGATCGCCGGCGGTGCGGTCGGGGCCGCGTTGCTGCTGTGCACTCCCGCCGAGGGCTTCGAGAAGGTGGTCCCGGCGCTCCTGGCGTTCGCGTCGGTGGCGATCCTGCTGCCGCGTGGCCGCCAGAAGCCGACGCGGGTGGCCGACCACCGGGAGCATCGGGTCAAGGTGGCCATCGAGGCCGGTGCGATCTTCCTGATCACCATCTACGGCGGCTACTTCGGTGCCGCGGCCGGGGTGCTGCTGCTGGCACTGCTGCTGCGGACCGGTGGAGCGACGCTCGCGCATGCCAACGCCGGCAAGAACGTGATCCTCGGCGTCGCCAATTCGGTTGCCGCGGTGGCTTTCATCGTGGTGGCCCCGGTGTACTGGCCGGCCGTCATCCCGTTGGGTGCCGGATGCCTGATCGGCTCGCGCCTCGGCCCGGTGATCGTGCGGCATGCGCCGGCCGCGCCGCTGCGATTCCTGATCGGCGCGGCGGGCGTGGCCCTCGCCGTCAAGCTCGCCGTCGACACCTACTGA
- a CDS encoding GatB/YqeY domain-containing protein has translation MTPAEQWRDRLRQSLLSARKARDTSSVSAIRSALSAIDNAETPQADQTDTRIGGAIAGAVSGVGSTEVARRVLSDAEIRALVQAEVDERRTAADEYIANGHHERAADLQSQAAVLMQLLGQTPEGV, from the coding sequence ATGACCCCCGCCGAGCAATGGCGCGACCGACTCCGCCAGTCCCTGCTGTCGGCACGGAAGGCCCGCGACACCAGCAGCGTCTCCGCGATCCGATCGGCGCTGAGCGCCATCGACAATGCCGAGACGCCACAGGCCGATCAGACCGACACCCGCATCGGCGGAGCGATCGCCGGGGCCGTGTCAGGGGTGGGCTCGACCGAGGTCGCCCGCCGGGTGCTGAGCGACGCCGAGATTCGCGCTCTTGTCCAGGCCGAGGTCGATGAACGGCGCACGGCGGCCGACGAATACATCGCAAACGGACATCACGAACGGGCTGCGGACCTGCAATCGCAGGCCGCGGTGTTGATGCAACTCCTCGGTCAAACCCCGGAGGGTGTCTGA
- a CDS encoding ATP-dependent DNA ligase, with translation MLLADVASASSDIAGASARLAKIDRIATLLAATAADGDALAVAVTVSWLSGELPQRQIGVGWAALRSLPTPAEVPTLTITGVDTAFTEIKGIAGKGSQALRADSVRTLFAAATDAEQTFLRRLLGGELRQGALAGVMADAVAKASGVPVAEVRRAAMLAGDLPAVAAAALTGGRSALTEFQLQVGRPVGPMLAQTATGVADALERLGGTAILEAKLDGARVQIHRNGSKVSVYTRSLDDVTHRLPEVVEATLALSATDLIADAEAIALRPDGRPHPFQVTAARFGRKTPNDLEPLSVFFFDLLHVDGRDLLDLPTEQRLASLDALVPQDRSVDRVVTTDADVAQQFLDRTLGAGHEGVMAKSPSAPYEAGRRGAGWLKVKPVHTLDLVVLAVERGSGRRSGKLSNIHLGARDPDTGGYVMLGKTFKGMTDAMLAWQTERFTQLQVDDNGWVVTVRPEQVVEIAFDGVQRSSRYPGGVALRFARVLRYRDDKTPDQADTIDAVRAYLT, from the coding sequence GTGTTGCTCGCCGACGTCGCGTCCGCATCCTCCGATATTGCCGGGGCCTCGGCGCGGTTGGCCAAGATCGACCGCATTGCCACCCTGCTCGCCGCGACCGCGGCGGACGGTGACGCCCTGGCGGTGGCGGTGACGGTGTCCTGGCTGTCCGGCGAGTTGCCGCAGCGTCAGATCGGTGTCGGGTGGGCCGCATTGCGTTCACTTCCGACGCCCGCAGAGGTCCCGACGTTGACCATCACCGGCGTCGACACCGCATTCACCGAGATCAAGGGAATCGCAGGCAAGGGCTCACAAGCTCTGCGCGCCGATTCGGTGCGCACCCTGTTCGCGGCAGCCACCGACGCCGAACAGACCTTCCTCCGGCGTCTGTTGGGCGGTGAACTACGTCAGGGCGCTCTGGCCGGGGTGATGGCCGACGCGGTGGCCAAGGCATCCGGCGTCCCCGTAGCCGAGGTCCGGCGCGCGGCCATGCTCGCCGGCGATCTGCCCGCGGTGGCCGCCGCAGCGCTGACCGGCGGCCGATCCGCCCTGACCGAGTTCCAGCTGCAGGTCGGTCGCCCGGTCGGGCCGATGCTCGCCCAGACCGCGACAGGTGTCGCCGATGCGCTCGAACGGCTCGGCGGTACCGCGATTCTGGAGGCCAAGCTGGACGGTGCCCGCGTGCAGATCCATCGCAATGGATCGAAGGTGTCGGTGTACACCCGCAGCCTCGACGACGTCACCCACCGACTGCCCGAGGTGGTCGAAGCGACGCTCGCGTTGTCGGCCACCGATCTGATCGCGGACGCCGAGGCCATCGCCCTGCGGCCCGATGGACGCCCGCACCCCTTTCAGGTCACCGCCGCCCGGTTCGGCCGCAAGACGCCGAACGATCTCGAACCGCTGTCGGTCTTCTTCTTCGATCTGCTCCACGTCGACGGCCGGGATCTGCTCGATCTGCCCACCGAACAGCGGTTGGCGTCCCTGGACGCACTGGTTCCACAAGACCGGAGCGTCGACCGCGTCGTCACCACCGACGCGGACGTGGCGCAGCAGTTCCTGGACCGCACCCTAGGGGCCGGCCACGAGGGAGTGATGGCGAAGTCCCCGTCGGCGCCCTACGAGGCCGGCCGCCGCGGCGCCGGCTGGCTCAAGGTCAAACCGGTGCACACGCTGGACCTGGTGGTGCTGGCCGTCGAACGCGGGTCGGGGCGGCGCAGCGGCAAGCTGTCCAACATTCACCTGGGTGCCCGGGACCCGGACACCGGCGGATACGTGATGCTGGGTAAGACATTCAAGGGCATGACCGACGCGATGCTGGCGTGGCAGACCGAGCGCTTCACCCAACTGCAGGTCGACGACAACGGCTGGGTGGTGACGGTCCGTCCAGAGCAGGTCGTGGAGATCGCCTTCGACGGCGTCCAGCGGTCGAGCCGTTATCCGGGTGGGGTTGCCCTGCGTTTCGCGCGGGTGCTGCGGTACCGGGACGACAAGACCCCGGATCAGGCAGACACGATCGACGCGGTGCGCGCCTACCTCACCTGA
- a CDS encoding winged helix-turn-helix transcriptional regulator: MSTYGQFCPVAKAMELLDERWTLLVVRELLRGSAHFNDLRRGVPKMSPALLSKRLKSLTRAGVIERIEIDGRTSYSLTPCGQELADVVDALGSWGVRWIGELGEQDLDPHLLMWDMRRTIPIAEWPRSRTTVAFILDGVEPKASRWWLTVSDGEADVCDFDPGYEVAGTVQTDLRTLVEIWRGDAGWARAVLDGSVALSGSADVRRAIPKWLGQSTAAVIPRPA; the protein is encoded by the coding sequence ATGTCGACGTACGGCCAGTTCTGTCCCGTGGCCAAGGCCATGGAGTTGCTCGACGAACGCTGGACCTTGCTGGTGGTCCGGGAACTCCTGCGCGGCAGCGCACACTTCAACGACCTCCGGCGTGGGGTACCGAAGATGTCACCGGCCCTGCTGTCGAAACGACTGAAGTCGCTGACCCGCGCCGGAGTGATCGAACGCATCGAGATCGACGGGCGGACAAGCTATTCCCTGACCCCGTGCGGGCAGGAACTCGCCGACGTGGTCGACGCGCTCGGTTCGTGGGGAGTGCGCTGGATCGGCGAACTCGGCGAGCAGGATCTCGATCCGCACCTGCTGATGTGGGACATGCGCCGCACCATTCCCATCGCCGAGTGGCCGCGTTCACGTACCACGGTCGCGTTCATCCTCGACGGCGTCGAACCCAAGGCGTCGCGGTGGTGGCTGACGGTGAGCGACGGCGAGGCCGACGTCTGCGATTTCGATCCTGGTTATGAGGTGGCCGGGACCGTGCAGACCGATCTGCGCACCCTGGTCGAGATCTGGCGCGGTGACGCCGGCTGGGCCCGCGCCGTGCTCGACGGCAGTGTCGCGCTGTCGGGATCCGCCGACGTCCGCCGAGCGATCCCGAAATGGCTGGGCCAGAGCACGGCCGCGGTGATTCCCCGCCCGGCCTGA
- a CDS encoding carbon starvation CstA family protein, whose product MATPDAPPADRIEEHDGDVTYIRTDKDLPPVAIIDRSPITAKHKAIFAIVAVLGAVAWAVIAFFRGETVNAVWFVIAAICTYVIGFRFYARLIEMKIVRPRDDNATPAELFDNGTDYMPTDRRVLFGHHFAAIAGAGPLVGPVLAMQMGYLPGTIWIIIGAVVAGCVQDYLVLSISVRRRGRSLGQMARDELGVVGGVAAIVGVLVIMVILLAVLALVVVNALAESPWGVFSIAMTIPIAIFMGLYLRFLRPGRVSEVSLIGVALLLLAVVSGGWVAETSWGADWFTLSKVTLSWCIIIYGLAASVLPVWFLLAPRDYLSTFMKVGTIALLAVGILIARPVMQAPAISQFATSGTGPVFAGSLFPFLFITIACGALSGFHSLISSGTTPKLLEKESQMRLIGYGGMLTESFVAIMALITAAILNQHLYFAINAPTAQTGTTAQTAADYVNGLGLSGQPITAQEITAAAEGVGEHSIVSRTGGAPTLAFGMSEVLHQVFGGASLKAFWYHFAIMFEALFILTTVDAGTRVARFMLSDGLGNLGGPLKKLRNPSWRAGAWACSVIVVAAWGSILLMGVTDPLGGINTLFPLFGIANQLLAAIALTVVTVVVIKRGLVKWAWIPGVPLLWDLTVTMTASWQKIFSADPKVGYWKQHSQYVAAQEAGKSTFGAAKNPDQIDAVIRNTFIQGTLSVVFAVLVLIVFIAGVVMALQALRGAGRPLAVDEEVPSRIFAPSGLIATSVEKEVQKQWDALPGAHARPHATSGGTGQH is encoded by the coding sequence GTGGCAACACCGGACGCCCCACCGGCGGACCGCATCGAGGAGCACGACGGCGACGTCACCTATATCCGCACCGACAAAGACCTTCCGCCGGTGGCGATCATCGACCGCTCTCCGATCACGGCCAAGCACAAGGCGATCTTCGCGATCGTCGCGGTGCTGGGCGCGGTGGCCTGGGCGGTGATCGCCTTCTTCCGCGGGGAGACCGTCAACGCGGTCTGGTTCGTGATCGCCGCGATCTGCACCTACGTGATCGGCTTCCGGTTCTACGCCCGGCTGATCGAGATGAAGATCGTCCGGCCGCGTGACGACAATGCCACTCCGGCAGAGCTTTTCGACAACGGCACGGATTACATGCCGACGGACCGGCGGGTGCTGTTCGGTCACCACTTCGCCGCGATCGCCGGTGCGGGCCCGCTGGTCGGCCCGGTGCTGGCCATGCAGATGGGCTATCTGCCCGGCACGATCTGGATCATCATCGGCGCCGTCGTGGCCGGCTGCGTCCAGGACTACCTGGTGTTGTCCATCTCGGTGCGCCGCCGCGGCCGCTCGCTCGGGCAGATGGCGCGCGACGAGCTCGGCGTGGTCGGTGGTGTGGCGGCCATCGTCGGTGTGCTGGTCATCATGGTGATCCTGCTGGCCGTGTTGGCCCTGGTGGTGGTCAATGCGCTGGCCGAAAGCCCCTGGGGCGTCTTCTCGATCGCGATGACCATCCCGATCGCCATCTTCATGGGCCTGTACCTGCGCTTCCTGCGTCCCGGGCGGGTCTCGGAAGTCTCGCTCATCGGTGTCGCACTGCTGCTGCTCGCGGTGGTCTCCGGCGGCTGGGTGGCCGAAACATCCTGGGGCGCGGACTGGTTCACGCTCTCGAAGGTCACCCTGTCGTGGTGCATCATCATCTACGGCCTGGCCGCGTCGGTGCTGCCGGTGTGGTTCCTGCTGGCTCCGCGTGATTACCTGTCGACGTTCATGAAGGTCGGCACCATCGCCCTGTTGGCCGTCGGCATCCTGATCGCCCGGCCGGTGATGCAGGCACCGGCGATCTCGCAGTTCGCCACCAGCGGCACCGGCCCGGTGTTCGCCGGCTCGTTGTTCCCGTTCCTGTTCATCACCATCGCCTGCGGCGCGCTGTCGGGCTTTCACTCGCTGATCTCCTCGGGCACCACGCCCAAGCTGCTGGAGAAGGAAAGCCAGATGCGGTTGATCGGCTACGGCGGCATGCTCACCGAGTCGTTCGTCGCGATCATGGCGCTGATCACCGCGGCGATCCTCAACCAGCATCTGTACTTCGCGATCAATGCGCCGACGGCACAAACCGGCACCACCGCGCAGACCGCCGCCGACTACGTCAACGGCCTTGGCCTGTCCGGGCAGCCCATCACCGCTCAGGAGATCACCGCGGCAGCCGAAGGCGTCGGCGAACATTCGATCGTGTCGCGCACCGGCGGCGCACCCACCCTGGCGTTCGGCATGTCCGAGGTGCTGCACCAGGTCTTCGGCGGAGCGAGCCTCAAGGCCTTCTGGTACCACTTCGCGATCATGTTCGAGGCGCTGTTCATCCTGACCACGGTCGATGCGGGTACCCGTGTCGCGCGGTTCATGCTGTCGGACGGCCTGGGCAATCTCGGTGGGCCGCTGAAGAAACTCCGCAACCCCAGCTGGCGGGCGGGCGCCTGGGCCTGCAGCGTCATCGTCGTCGCCGCGTGGGGTTCGATTCTGCTGATGGGCGTCACCGACCCCTTGGGCGGCATCAACACCTTGTTCCCGCTGTTCGGCATCGCCAACCAGCTATTGGCCGCGATCGCGCTGACGGTGGTCACCGTGGTGGTGATCAAACGCGGATTGGTGAAGTGGGCCTGGATTCCAGGTGTTCCGCTGCTGTGGGATCTGACCGTGACGATGACGGCGTCGTGGCAGAAGATCTTCTCCGCTGACCCGAAAGTCGGTTACTGGAAGCAGCATTCGCAGTACGTCGCGGCTCAGGAGGCCGGTAAGTCCACCTTCGGCGCGGCGAAGAACCCCGATCAGATCGATGCGGTCATTCGTAACACGTTCATCCAAGGCACCCTGTCGGTGGTGTTCGCGGTACTGGTGCTCATCGTATTCATCGCGGGCGTGGTGATGGCACTGCAGGCACTGCGCGGCGCCGGCCGGCCGCTGGCGGTGGACGAGGAGGTGCCGTCGCGCATCTTCGCCCCGTCAGGATTGATCGCCACCTCGGTCGAGAAGGAGGTGCAGAAGCAGTGGGACGCCTTGCCCGGAGCACACGCCAGGCCGCACGCCACGTCGGGTGGTACTGGTCAACATTGA
- a CDS encoding class I SAM-dependent methyltransferase has translation MNTMITDSELEAKHRALWALGDYAAIAADIVRPLGPVLVAASGIGPGDRVLDVAAGTGNAAIPAAAAGARVTASDLCPELVEEGRRLSAEAGVRIDWAEANAEALPFDDASFDAVLSCIGVMFAPHHQQAADELLRVTRPGGRIGLISWTPEGFIGQLFATMKPYVPAPPPGVSPPPRWGDEDYVRGLLGERVGELTCERRELDVALFPDGAAFRDHFKANYGPTISAYRAIAADADRVAALDADIAALGDRFLDGASMPWEYLLTVANTH, from the coding sequence ATGAACACCATGATCACTGACAGCGAACTTGAGGCCAAACACCGGGCGCTGTGGGCGCTGGGTGACTACGCGGCGATCGCCGCCGATATCGTGCGACCACTGGGCCCGGTACTGGTCGCGGCCAGCGGCATCGGGCCCGGCGACCGCGTTCTCGACGTCGCGGCCGGCACCGGCAACGCCGCCATCCCCGCCGCGGCGGCGGGCGCGCGCGTGACCGCCAGCGACCTGTGCCCGGAACTGGTCGAAGAGGGCCGCCGCCTCAGCGCGGAGGCCGGAGTCAGGATCGACTGGGCCGAGGCCAACGCCGAGGCGTTGCCATTCGATGACGCCTCGTTCGACGCCGTGCTGTCCTGCATCGGGGTGATGTTCGCTCCGCACCATCAGCAGGCCGCCGACGAACTCCTGCGGGTGACCCGCCCGGGTGGGCGGATCGGCCTGATCTCCTGGACCCCAGAGGGTTTCATCGGGCAACTGTTCGCCACGATGAAGCCGTACGTGCCCGCGCCGCCGCCCGGGGTGTCCCCGCCGCCGAGGTGGGGAGACGAGGACTACGTACGTGGTCTTCTGGGTGAGCGGGTCGGCGAGTTGACCTGTGAGCGACGGGAACTCGACGTCGCGTTGTTCCCCGACGGAGCGGCCTTCCGCGACCACTTCAAGGCCAACTACGGCCCGACGATCTCGGCCTACCGGGCCATCGCCGCCGACGCCGACCGCGTTGCGGCACTGGACGCCGACATCGCCGCGCTCGGCGACCGGTTCCTCGACGGTGCCTCGATGCCCTGGGAATACCTGCTGACAGTGGCGAACACCCACTGA
- the poxB gene encoding ubiquinone-dependent pyruvate dehydrogenase, translated as MATIADQVISALTLSGVRRVYGLPGDSLNGFTDAIRRSGEITWQHVRHEETAAFAAAADAALTGQLAVCAGSCGPGNLHLINGLFDAQRSRVPVLAIAAHIPRTEIGSEYFQETHPQELFRECSIYCELVSTPEMAPRILEMAMRAAVEENGVAVVVIPGEIFLQRAGETGWTTRPVRPTRSIVRPDDESVRRAADILNAAERVTILGGAGVAGAHDALIELASTLQAPIVHALRGKEFIEYDNPFDVGMTGLLGFASGYKAIKEADTLLMLGTDFPYQQFYPEGATVIQVDIRGRHLGRRTPIDLGLRGSVADTLAALQPLLRPKNNRDHLDRSLRHYRKTRATLDSLAVNDRDKTPIRPEYVAALANRLASDDAVFTCDVGSPVVWAARYLTMNGRRRLIGSFNHGTMANALPHAIGAQTAFPNRQVVALAGDGGLTMLFGELVTLIQNKLPVKLIVFNNSSLNFVELEMKAAGIVTFGTELVNPDFAAVAQAMGVFGRRVTEPADLERAIADAFAHDGTAVIDVHTARQELSIPPAITVEQAKGFSLYAIRTILAGRADELLDLVTTNVARRILD; from the coding sequence ATGGCGACCATTGCAGACCAAGTCATCTCCGCACTGACACTGAGCGGGGTACGGCGGGTCTACGGCCTTCCCGGTGACAGCCTCAACGGCTTCACCGACGCCATCCGCCGCAGTGGCGAGATCACCTGGCAGCACGTCCGGCACGAAGAGACCGCGGCGTTCGCGGCGGCCGCCGACGCGGCACTGACCGGTCAGTTGGCCGTGTGCGCGGGCAGTTGCGGCCCGGGCAACCTGCACCTGATCAACGGACTGTTCGACGCGCAGCGCAGCCGCGTGCCCGTGCTGGCCATCGCCGCCCACATTCCGCGTACCGAGATCGGGTCGGAGTACTTCCAGGAAACCCACCCGCAGGAGCTGTTCCGTGAGTGCAGCATCTACTGCGAACTGGTCAGCACTCCTGAGATGGCACCGCGCATCCTCGAGATGGCGATGCGGGCAGCGGTCGAGGAAAACGGTGTCGCCGTCGTCGTCATCCCCGGCGAGATCTTCCTGCAGCGTGCGGGGGAGACCGGATGGACCACGCGCCCGGTGCGGCCCACCCGGTCGATCGTGCGTCCCGACGACGAATCGGTGCGCCGCGCCGCCGACATCCTCAACGCCGCCGAGCGAGTCACCATCCTGGGCGGCGCGGGCGTGGCCGGTGCCCACGACGCCCTGATCGAGCTGGCGTCGACCCTGCAGGCTCCGATCGTTCACGCACTACGCGGCAAGGAATTCATCGAGTACGACAACCCGTTCGACGTCGGCATGACGGGACTGCTCGGCTTCGCCTCCGGCTACAAGGCCATCAAGGAGGCCGACACCCTGTTGATGCTGGGCACCGACTTCCCGTACCAGCAGTTCTATCCAGAGGGTGCCACCGTCATCCAGGTCGACATCCGCGGTCGCCACCTCGGCCGCCGCACGCCGATCGATCTGGGCTTGCGCGGCAGCGTCGCCGACACCCTGGCCGCGTTGCAGCCGCTGTTACGGCCGAAAAACAATCGCGACCACCTCGACCGGTCGCTGCGCCATTACCGCAAGACCCGCGCCACGCTCGACTCGCTGGCCGTCAACGACCGCGACAAGACCCCGATCCGGCCGGAATATGTTGCTGCTCTTGCCAACCGGCTGGCGTCCGACGACGCGGTGTTCACCTGCGACGTCGGGTCCCCCGTGGTGTGGGCGGCCCGGTACCTGACCATGAACGGGCGGCGCAGGCTGATCGGGTCGTTCAACCACGGCACCATGGCCAATGCGCTGCCGCACGCGATCGGCGCGCAGACCGCGTTCCCCAACCGGCAGGTGGTCGCCCTGGCCGGGGACGGCGGACTGACCATGCTCTTCGGCGAGCTCGTGACGCTGATCCAGAACAAGCTGCCGGTCAAGCTGATCGTGTTCAACAACTCGTCGCTGAACTTCGTGGAGCTGGAGATGAAGGCCGCAGGCATCGTCACCTTCGGTACCGAACTGGTGAACCCGGACTTCGCCGCCGTAGCTCAGGCCATGGGAGTATTCGGCAGGCGGGTCACGGAACCGGCAGACCTCGAACGCGCGATCGCCGATGCCTTCGCCCACGACGGCACGGCCGTCATCGACGTCCACACCGCGCGCCAAGAACTGTCGATACCGCCGGCGATCACCGTCGAACAGGCAAAGGGATTCTCGCTCTACGCGATCCGCACCATCCTCGCCGGGCGCGCCGATGAACTCCTGGACCTCGTCACCACCAACGTCGCCCGTCGCATCCTGGACTGA
- a CDS encoding SDR family NAD(P)-dependent oxidoreductase has product MEIEGKKAIVVGGASGFGRATAEALAKRGASVAVLDRPQSKGQEVADAIGGSFFAVDVTDFDGTEKVLEEAVAALGGLHIIVTTAGGGIGERTIKKDGPHSLDSFRSTIDLNLIGTFNISRLAAWHMSKNEPVDAEAEERGVIINTASIAAFEGQIGQVAYTASKAAIAGMCLTMARDLGSLGIRVLAIAPSLFATGLTEGIPDEFAAVLTKDAAFPKRLGKPEEYAKLAVAIAENPMLNGQCLRLDAGQRFAPK; this is encoded by the coding sequence ATGGAGATCGAAGGCAAGAAGGCGATCGTCGTCGGCGGCGCGTCCGGCTTTGGCCGCGCCACCGCCGAGGCATTGGCCAAGCGCGGCGCCAGCGTGGCAGTGCTGGACCGACCGCAATCCAAGGGCCAGGAAGTGGCCGACGCGATCGGTGGCTCCTTCTTCGCCGTCGACGTCACCGACTTCGACGGCACCGAGAAGGTGCTGGAAGAGGCCGTCGCGGCCTTGGGCGGCCTGCACATCATCGTCACCACCGCAGGTGGCGGCATCGGTGAGCGCACGATCAAGAAGGACGGCCCGCACAGCCTGGATTCGTTCCGCTCCACCATCGACCTCAACCTGATCGGCACGTTCAACATCAGCCGGCTCGCGGCCTGGCACATGAGCAAGAACGAGCCGGTCGATGCCGAGGCAGAGGAGCGCGGCGTCATCATCAACACCGCCTCCATCGCCGCGTTCGAAGGGCAGATCGGCCAGGTCGCCTACACCGCCTCCAAGGCCGCGATCGCCGGCATGTGCCTGACCATGGCGCGCGACCTCGGCAGCCTGGGCATCCGGGTCCTGGCCATCGCGCCGAGCCTGTTCGCCACCGGTCTGACCGAGGGCATTCCCGACGAGTTCGCCGCCGTGCTGACCAAGGACGCCGCATTCCCCAAGCGTCTGGGCAAGCCCGAGGAGTACGCCAAGCTCGCTGTGGCGATCGCCGAGAACCCGATGCTCAACGGCCAGTGCCTCCGTTTGGACGCCGGTCAGCGATTCGCCCCCAAGTAG